A genomic segment from Pseudobacteriovorax antillogorgiicola encodes:
- a CDS encoding 7TM diverse intracellular signaling domain-containing protein yields MPLAWFFCLGYILLSPPAAYGKKPLVIEQDFQYENFSSQFSYYPDPDHNLTLDDILEMPSAFTPVKSQIPAFGFRDSTYWFWGKVDYRIKEARNFYLTIDYPMLDIIEIFFLQDGKLHHRVQTGDATSFFDRPIDHRNFVIPHTFDPNSQWDVLIRVRSHSTMKVGVSLYEPLYFWQQDSIINSLHFLYFGVLLVMIVYNAFVYLVVRDIGYVYYVLYVSAFLVFQISLTGFDYQYLWPFSPLLHERAIPFSISCSMLFMCLFTREFLGFKGRYPFFDKLCLFYASVSAVLIPISLIGPYLWVIRSAASFGLIASVSCFFVSMCLVKKHVEARYFFLAFTIYLVGGMFLSLSKFGLVADVFLVEHGMQIGSAFEVVLLSLALARRIKKLQDQKNALFEEIKDINNNLEQEVASKTKKLRSLLDNIPQGVISIGKGLKMGDEFSKEVEAIFCVKPRPGESFVAYFLDRLNLGDDEKARIESSLKASVGEASYCFDVNVSHLPHEVVLQRQGQKPVLLDLDWNYELDNESNIRDIVLSFRDVTELRKLQMEANQNLKELKFISELIQCQMDVFFKFLNKALQYIEENMRLATASDDYQESHGDIMFINIHTLKGLSRQIGLSLIIEKTHAMESYYGKLRNKKAPWSQKKIIDDLKQLRNYLRTYEDIAEDKLGWSQVRSQTTISDRAVRELIQTLQSIMVKMPEPNEGLNRIYQTFSSMYYVPLQKVINEAVQDIPRLAKDLEKPTPEIALSGMEIRVTPRCTLLIQDIMVHLLRNAMDHGIESEAIRRAKGKSVQGKITIGARIERGQCFLDVYDDGQGLAIDRINRLVDHGDEPWSHDQLIDVLFSQGLSTSHEVNEISGRGVGMAAVKRYLEEAGCQILTEFSELTEFQGERFLALRFSVILTHELFESSSFEPIRTLVG; encoded by the coding sequence ATGCCGCTAGCTTGGTTCTTTTGCTTAGGCTACATATTGCTGTCACCCCCAGCAGCCTATGGGAAAAAGCCTCTCGTCATTGAGCAAGATTTTCAATATGAAAACTTTAGCTCACAGTTCTCCTATTATCCAGATCCCGATCACAACCTAACCCTCGACGATATTCTGGAAATGCCATCTGCTTTTACTCCAGTGAAAAGCCAAATTCCCGCATTTGGTTTCCGAGATTCCACTTATTGGTTTTGGGGGAAGGTTGATTATCGGATTAAAGAAGCTCGTAATTTTTACCTGACTATCGACTACCCCATGCTCGATATTATAGAGATTTTCTTTCTTCAAGATGGCAAACTTCACCATAGAGTCCAAACGGGGGATGCTACATCATTCTTTGATCGGCCAATCGATCATAGAAACTTTGTCATACCCCACACATTTGATCCCAACTCACAATGGGATGTCCTAATTCGGGTACGCTCCCACAGCACCATGAAGGTGGGCGTAAGCCTCTATGAGCCTCTCTACTTCTGGCAGCAGGATTCCATCATCAATTCTTTGCACTTTCTCTACTTTGGTGTGCTCCTTGTGATGATTGTCTACAACGCCTTTGTATACCTGGTGGTTCGAGATATTGGCTACGTGTACTATGTCCTCTACGTTTCAGCATTTCTGGTGTTTCAGATTAGCCTCACAGGTTTTGACTATCAATACCTTTGGCCTTTTAGCCCGCTACTTCACGAACGAGCCATTCCATTCTCTATCAGCTGCTCTATGCTGTTTATGTGTCTGTTTACCCGGGAGTTTCTTGGCTTCAAAGGTCGCTATCCATTTTTCGATAAGCTATGCCTTTTCTATGCCAGTGTCTCGGCAGTCCTGATTCCTATAAGTCTGATTGGTCCTTATCTCTGGGTGATTCGGAGTGCAGCTAGTTTTGGTCTTATTGCATCAGTTAGCTGTTTTTTTGTTTCCATGTGTCTTGTGAAGAAGCACGTTGAGGCAAGATATTTCTTCTTAGCTTTCACTATATATCTTGTCGGTGGCATGTTTCTCTCTCTCAGCAAGTTTGGACTTGTTGCAGATGTCTTTCTCGTTGAGCATGGCATGCAAATTGGTTCAGCCTTCGAAGTTGTGTTGCTATCACTTGCTCTGGCTCGGCGCATCAAGAAACTGCAAGATCAGAAAAATGCGTTATTTGAAGAAATTAAAGATATCAACAACAATCTAGAGCAAGAGGTCGCGTCAAAAACGAAGAAACTGAGGTCCCTTCTCGACAATATCCCCCAGGGAGTGATCAGCATAGGGAAGGGGTTAAAAATGGGCGATGAGTTTTCAAAGGAGGTGGAAGCGATCTTTTGTGTTAAACCAAGACCGGGAGAATCATTTGTGGCCTATTTTCTCGATCGTCTCAACTTAGGTGATGATGAAAAAGCGCGCATAGAGAGTTCACTCAAAGCTTCTGTTGGCGAAGCTAGCTACTGCTTTGATGTCAATGTCAGTCATCTCCCTCATGAAGTTGTTCTCCAACGACAAGGGCAGAAGCCTGTGTTATTGGACCTTGATTGGAACTACGAACTTGATAACGAAAGCAACATTAGGGATATCGTCCTGTCGTTTCGTGATGTGACTGAACTGAGAAAGCTCCAGATGGAGGCCAATCAAAATCTGAAGGAACTCAAATTTATCTCTGAATTGATCCAATGCCAAATGGATGTTTTCTTCAAGTTTCTCAACAAAGCCCTGCAATATATTGAAGAAAATATGAGACTTGCAACCGCTAGCGATGACTACCAAGAGTCTCATGGTGATATTATGTTTATCAATATTCACACATTGAAGGGACTATCTAGGCAAATAGGTCTTTCGCTAATCATTGAGAAGACTCATGCTATGGAAAGCTACTATGGCAAGCTAAGGAACAAAAAGGCCCCTTGGTCTCAGAAAAAAATAATCGACGATCTCAAGCAATTGAGAAATTACTTGCGCACCTACGAGGACATTGCTGAGGATAAACTTGGTTGGAGTCAAGTGCGGTCACAGACTACAATTTCTGATAGGGCTGTCCGAGAGTTGATTCAGACCTTGCAATCAATCATGGTGAAAATGCCCGAACCGAATGAGGGCTTGAATCGGATCTATCAAACGTTCTCAAGCATGTACTATGTTCCCCTGCAGAAAGTTATCAATGAAGCTGTTCAAGATATTCCCCGTTTGGCTAAGGATTTGGAAAAGCCGACGCCCGAAATCGCCCTATCGGGAATGGAAATTCGAGTGACGCCACGTTGCACCCTACTCATCCAAGATATTATGGTTCATCTTCTTCGTAATGCCATGGATCACGGTATCGAATCCGAAGCAATTCGCCGTGCTAAGGGTAAAAGCGTTCAGGGTAAAATCACAATTGGTGCCCGAATCGAAAGAGGGCAGTGTTTCTTAGATGTCTACGATGACGGTCAAGGTCTTGCCATTGATCGAATCAACCGTCTGGTAGATCATGGCGATGAGCCCTGGAGTCACGATCAGCTGATCGATGTGCTTTTCAGCCAAGGGCTTTCAACGTCCCATGAAGTGAATGAAATTTCAGGTCGTGGGGTTGGTATGGCGGCAGTCAAGCGCTACCTTGAAGAAGCTGGATGTCAAATCCTAACTGAATTTAGTGAGTTAACAGAGTTCCAAGGTGAGCGATTTCTCGCACTACGCTTTTCTGTGATCCTGACACATGAGCTGTTCGAATCTTCCTCCTTTGAACCTATAAGAACTCTAGTTGGGTAA
- a CDS encoding PP2C family protein-serine/threonine phosphatase codes for MILLSFTFSIFFLISDTVIADSKEADSIYKVSDGILDLRSWDPSQGEVKLSGTWKFIPSQLIRDPKSHSWEDLWNQADIAATGVFWNNHGNPEVNNARYGTYLLKVLWPRDWSQPLAWGEAMGINSAFEVIDWQSGRLLARSGFPAENLADEIPWWMERVFPISGALDLPDESWFLIPVSCFSYHGGGIMIPPVIDLYENLFQQLTYKRFIIHINVGFLLVLAFYHTILYFYLRSERANLYFAMICASMCMRQYTTERIIEDFIGVWGTHWYSLLNFRIEYATTTVGVFCLQRYLECLMPGIMGRTKAIKFWQILALGLFLSTIFIPNYDMLSRILPLFQIFYIISIASFFALLLNRSRSMNKDRITARIFSVLLFFLWASVFFDIVVLQFSIKSPMLAHYSIAIFFVGQSIILARNYQRAFRHERNLEEAKQVQKAFMPGEQSIPDLAVASYYQSAEQTGGDWFDYHYDPGTGNIYALVGDVTGHGIASALITGTAIGAARSSIHFIREHQMGVEEGSIHMVRTINEAIIPTGHKVRKLMTMALVSWNMNTGDGCYINLGHQPLIKVSRRLGPKIVLKGGPILGLDQNISIEAQPFTLESGDYVVLFSDGLLENPGMQGQVLKMRKIIKSLRQADNPRQAIDRIQSMTKEIWQDRDIEDDCTVLALGRSA; via the coding sequence ATGATTCTCTTGTCGTTTACATTTAGTATTTTTTTCCTTATCAGTGATACTGTCATTGCTGATAGCAAAGAGGCTGATAGTATCTACAAGGTATCAGATGGGATACTTGATCTTCGCTCTTGGGATCCTTCGCAAGGTGAAGTCAAGCTTTCTGGGACATGGAAGTTTATACCATCGCAGCTAATTCGCGATCCAAAATCTCACTCTTGGGAGGATCTTTGGAATCAGGCAGATATCGCTGCAACAGGTGTTTTTTGGAACAATCACGGCAATCCCGAAGTAAATAACGCTCGTTATGGTACCTATCTGCTTAAGGTACTTTGGCCTCGGGATTGGTCGCAGCCCTTGGCTTGGGGTGAAGCTATGGGAATTAACTCCGCTTTTGAAGTCATTGATTGGCAGTCAGGGCGGCTTTTAGCGCGTTCAGGGTTTCCGGCTGAAAATCTTGCAGATGAAATTCCTTGGTGGATGGAGAGAGTCTTTCCTATCTCAGGTGCTCTAGACTTGCCCGACGAATCATGGTTTCTGATCCCTGTTTCCTGCTTTTCCTATCATGGCGGTGGCATCATGATTCCACCTGTTATTGACCTATATGAAAATTTGTTTCAGCAACTCACATATAAGCGCTTTATAATCCATATCAATGTTGGGTTTCTTTTAGTTTTGGCTTTCTATCATACGATTCTATACTTCTACTTGCGGTCTGAACGTGCCAATTTATATTTTGCTATGATCTGTGCTTCAATGTGCATGCGGCAATACACTACTGAGAGAATTATTGAAGACTTTATTGGTGTATGGGGAACGCATTGGTATTCGTTATTGAACTTTCGAATCGAGTACGCAACCACTACTGTCGGTGTATTCTGCCTGCAGCGATATCTTGAGTGTCTGATGCCTGGCATTATGGGGCGAACCAAGGCCATAAAATTTTGGCAGATTCTCGCGTTGGGATTATTCCTAAGTACGATTTTCATTCCTAACTACGATATGCTATCTAGGATACTGCCACTCTTTCAGATTTTTTACATCATTTCCATAGCGAGCTTCTTCGCACTCCTTCTCAATCGATCTCGATCAATGAATAAAGATAGGATAACAGCGCGCATTTTTTCTGTACTGCTTTTTTTCCTATGGGCATCGGTGTTCTTTGATATCGTGGTACTTCAGTTTTCCATTAAGTCCCCCATGCTCGCTCACTATTCAATTGCTATCTTTTTTGTTGGCCAGAGTATCATCCTTGCCAGGAACTATCAGCGAGCTTTTCGACACGAAAGGAACCTAGAAGAAGCCAAGCAAGTTCAGAAAGCTTTTATGCCAGGGGAACAAAGTATTCCTGACCTAGCCGTAGCGAGTTACTATCAGTCTGCTGAGCAAACAGGGGGGGATTGGTTTGATTATCATTATGACCCTGGGACGGGTAATATTTATGCCTTGGTTGGTGATGTTACAGGGCACGGAATCGCTTCGGCCTTGATTACTGGAACTGCCATCGGAGCTGCTAGAAGTAGCATTCATTTCATTCGAGAACATCAGATGGGGGTCGAAGAAGGGTCCATTCATATGGTGCGTACTATAAACGAAGCTATTATTCCAACGGGACATAAAGTCAGGAAACTTATGACAATGGCCTTGGTCTCTTGGAACATGAATACAGGGGACGGTTGCTATATCAATCTGGGTCATCAACCACTGATTAAAGTGAGTCGTAGGCTAGGGCCAAAGATTGTATTAAAGGGTGGGCCAATATTAGGTTTGGACCAAAATATCTCCATCGAAGCTCAGCCGTTTACTCTCGAAAGTGGTGACTACGTCGTACTCTTTTCAGATGGACTTCTAGAAAACCCTGGTATGCAAGGTCAGGTATTGAAAATGCGAAAAATCATCAAATCCTTACGACAAGCTGACAATCCGCGACAGGCTATCGACAGGATTCAGTCGATGACGAAAGAAATCTGGCAAGATCGCGATATTGAGGACGATTGCACGGTTTTGGCGCTAGGAAGATCCGCCTAA
- a CDS encoding mechanosensitive ion channel family protein — translation MDSTEVSQISALTSILNFERIVAVLLAFTAVIFVARSIQRLSQNLQKRYPSRRIFYLQVATIVNFGLYIGGGTLIVYSILQPPREVLLAVAGSAAVAIGISLKDLVASIVAGVILLFDRPFQVGDRVSFAGVYGEIVGIGLRAVKLNTLDDNLITIPNARFLTDVVSSGNSGALDMMVVFDFHVAIDADLSLAKRLIHEVVATSRFAFRKKTINVDLSEVVIAERIAVRLRAKAYVLDCRFEKAFETDVVERVLVLLNKHKIKRPVRDSTLAAAT, via the coding sequence ATGGACTCAACTGAAGTTTCACAAATTAGTGCCCTGACAAGTATCCTCAATTTCGAACGCATCGTTGCCGTTCTGTTGGCCTTCACAGCAGTTATCTTCGTCGCACGTTCGATCCAAAGGCTAAGCCAGAATCTGCAGAAACGATATCCTTCGCGGCGGATCTTCTACTTACAGGTCGCAACGATTGTCAATTTTGGCCTCTATATTGGTGGTGGTACGCTAATTGTCTACTCGATTCTTCAGCCACCGCGGGAGGTGTTGCTAGCCGTAGCCGGTAGCGCCGCGGTCGCCATTGGTATTTCATTGAAAGACTTGGTAGCCTCTATAGTTGCAGGCGTCATCCTCCTTTTCGACCGTCCCTTTCAGGTTGGTGATCGGGTTAGCTTTGCTGGTGTTTATGGAGAAATAGTTGGCATTGGACTTCGTGCTGTCAAGCTTAATACTTTGGACGACAATCTGATTACCATTCCAAATGCACGATTCCTTACCGATGTGGTCTCTAGCGGCAACTCTGGGGCTCTTGATATGATGGTTGTCTTTGATTTTCATGTTGCCATCGATGCTGACCTCAGCCTGGCCAAGCGTCTCATTCATGAGGTGGTCGCGACAAGTCGCTTCGCCTTCCGTAAAAAAACGATCAACGTCGACCTTTCCGAGGTTGTTATCGCCGAGCGAATTGCTGTTCGACTACGGGCAAAAGCCTATGTCTTAGATTGCCGCTTCGAAAAAGCCTTCGAAACTGATGTAGTGGAACGAGTTCTGGTGCTACTCAACAAACATAAGATCAAGCGCCCTGTTCGCGATAGCACCCTTGCTGCTGCTACTTAG
- a CDS encoding AAA family ATPase — protein MIEFQSYLSNGLAGAWDLLNNLCLLLFLFTIPWLARKTTQWIIRQLDFYRAKVLKFRFRKDQMNYRWALRIQRATPYIPLLLYIVVLEFVAVYIEGTFYGELRFLLPLLRYYLVYKVFRLAIEDTISLLQGVVSINPTEVRRLVDFTSKLVGRFYLISFSTMALTVATVDKGLIYNLTSIVLQGLGLIVWALAIHRWKGVLSPAVKSLFPGKIGQFLEQQCLGRFSVFYCLPTFILVFVKILIGAFWDIMEEWEVTKIFFAKIYRRRVEALDSKTSSTASEPPPDTYSKLFSLDFHIEAAQTVDANAKQLEQVKDEIRKWLQEDEGDQSLVIYGEKGIGKTSFMKRLSQDFQELDHYFLDTPAKTLDLESLNSFISDSLGLNSTESLERKIMNFNHGLEKKVIIFLDNAHNLFLGEVGGFVALKALIDLVNLDSKNIFWCVSFNEFSWSYLKGVLGNAEYFRTEVYLNGWSDLSIRKLIMSRHSLSKYKLSFDRLVLALRNTTTQTGAIEYAEEQFFRLLWEQSRGNPRVALHLWVRSLTLLRKDNLKVNLPERIKTDRLKTMDDNVWFILAAVTNHENASRGEIADATNLNLGTVNHAIKLVLEERFLHRDHQRRYRLGLTFQHDLIKSLKEKNFIYGLN, from the coding sequence GTGATAGAGTTCCAATCCTACCTGTCTAATGGCCTTGCCGGGGCATGGGATCTTCTGAATAATCTCTGCCTGCTACTATTCCTATTTACCATTCCTTGGCTTGCCCGCAAGACGACCCAATGGATCATCCGTCAGCTCGACTTCTATCGGGCTAAGGTTTTGAAGTTCCGTTTTCGAAAAGACCAGATGAATTATCGCTGGGCGCTCCGCATCCAGAGGGCAACGCCCTATATTCCCCTTCTGCTCTACATTGTGGTTCTGGAGTTTGTAGCCGTCTATATTGAAGGTACTTTTTATGGTGAGTTACGATTCCTGCTACCGCTGCTACGCTACTACCTAGTTTATAAGGTTTTCCGGCTTGCTATCGAGGATACCATCTCCTTATTACAGGGTGTGGTTTCCATCAACCCAACTGAAGTCCGACGCCTCGTAGATTTTACCAGTAAGCTCGTCGGTCGCTTTTACCTCATTTCCTTCTCTACAATGGCCCTCACTGTAGCCACTGTTGATAAGGGTCTTATCTATAATCTCACAAGTATCGTTTTGCAGGGTTTGGGTCTTATCGTTTGGGCACTAGCAATTCACCGCTGGAAGGGGGTTCTATCACCGGCTGTGAAGTCTCTTTTTCCAGGAAAAATCGGGCAGTTCCTGGAGCAACAGTGCCTCGGACGCTTCTCCGTTTTTTACTGCCTACCAACGTTTATTCTGGTTTTTGTCAAGATATTAATCGGCGCTTTTTGGGATATCATGGAAGAATGGGAAGTTACAAAAATCTTCTTTGCCAAGATCTACCGACGGCGAGTCGAGGCACTGGACTCCAAAACCAGCTCAACAGCCAGTGAACCACCACCTGATACTTACAGCAAACTATTTTCATTGGACTTCCATATAGAGGCCGCACAAACCGTAGACGCCAATGCCAAACAGCTGGAACAAGTCAAAGACGAAATTCGTAAGTGGCTACAGGAGGATGAGGGGGACCAATCTCTAGTCATATATGGCGAAAAAGGAATTGGCAAAACGAGTTTCATGAAGCGTTTAAGCCAAGACTTTCAAGAACTAGACCACTACTTCTTGGATACTCCCGCAAAAACTCTAGACTTGGAGTCTTTGAACTCATTTATAAGTGATTCTCTCGGGCTAAATTCGACGGAATCCTTGGAAAGAAAGATCATGAATTTCAATCACGGTCTTGAGAAGAAAGTTATTATCTTCTTGGACAACGCTCACAACCTATTCCTTGGAGAAGTGGGAGGTTTTGTAGCATTAAAGGCATTGATTGATCTTGTGAACCTAGACAGTAAGAACATTTTTTGGTGCGTTAGCTTCAATGAATTCTCCTGGTCCTACCTCAAAGGCGTACTCGGCAACGCTGAATACTTTAGAACAGAAGTCTACCTTAATGGCTGGTCGGACCTTTCAATTAGAAAGCTGATCATGAGTCGCCACAGTCTTTCAAAATATAAACTATCGTTCGATCGCTTAGTACTAGCTCTGCGCAATACGACGACACAAACAGGGGCCATAGAATACGCTGAAGAGCAATTCTTTCGCCTACTTTGGGAACAATCCCGTGGCAATCCACGGGTTGCTCTGCACTTGTGGGTAAGAAGCCTAACATTGCTCCGAAAAGATAATTTAAAAGTCAATCTTCCCGAACGGATTAAAACTGATCGATTAAAAACAATGGATGACAACGTCTGGTTTATTCTTGCCGCTGTAACGAACCATGAAAATGCTTCCCGCGGGGAAATAGCCGATGCCACCAATTTGAATTTAGGCACTGTAAACCATGCCATAAAGCTTGTTCTGGAAGAACGATTCCTCCATCGTGATCACCAAAGACGCTATAGGCTAGGCCTAACATTTCAACATGATCTCATCAAAAGCTTAAAAGAGAAGAATTTTATCTATGGACTCAACTGA